One genomic segment of Scylla paramamosain isolate STU-SP2022 chromosome 11, ASM3559412v1, whole genome shotgun sequence includes these proteins:
- the LOC135104871 gene encoding carbohydrate sulfotransferase 11-like, with protein MARHSYGRARASRAQLTKAWKAIFWGLIFFGITSYAIITSSGSILQWLAQKGNEDDEDDGQVGAGNRTWADLQERRVERLRRGCETLGLEQTMSKIVMKHLLVDLTHNVLFCYVPKVASTSWKRLWFLMVRAAKRDEIMSLPRAYVHGPTLSTLGNDKFSDDARETMLGTFKKILFTRNPLERVVSAYRDKLETEDVESSYDFHKHIGREVERMARGKVTSGGHDVTFKEFVEFLVTPMNGTTWTEGQRNEHWRPTVDLCAPCLIQYDAIGRYENLEKEGREALEWMGAGKYADDFPPPASNAHTSRQTALDYLRRLPVTHRLNFYKTFLLDYLLFGYQIP; from the exons ATGGCCAGACACTCTTACGGTCGCGCCAG GGCCAGTCGTGCGCAGCTGACGAAGGCGTGGAAGGCAATCTTCTGGGGCCTCATCTTCTTCGGGATCACCAGCTACGCCATCATTACTTCGTCag GCAGCATTCTACAGTGGCTGGCGCAGAAGGGGAATGAAGATGACGAAGATGatgggcag GTTGGTGCGGGCAACAGGACATGGGCGGACCTGCAGGAGCGGCGGGTGGAGCGACTGCGGAGGGGATGCGAGACTTTGGGGCTGGAGCAGACGATGAGCAAGATTGTGATGAAGCATTTGCTGGTGGACCTTACTCATAACGTGCTCTTCTGCTACGTACCCAAG GTGGCCAGCACGTCGTGGAAGAGGCTCTGGTTCCTAATGGTGAGGGCGGCGAAGCGAGACGAGATCATGTCCCTGCCGCGGGCGTACGTTCACGGGCCCACGCTCTCCACCCTCGGCAATGACAAGTTCTCAG ATGATGCAAGGGAGACAATGTTGGGGACTTTTAAGAAGATTCTGTTCACTCGTAACCCTCTGGAGCGCGTCGTGTCTGCCTACAGGGACAAGCTGGAGACTGAGGACGTAGAAAGCTCCTATGATTTCCACAAACACATTggcagggaggtggagaggatggCGAGGGGCAAG GTGACAAGTGGGGGACACGACGTAACCTTCAAGGAGTTTGTGGAGTTCCTGGTGACGCCCATGAATGGCACCACGTGGACGGAGGGGCAGAGGAACGAACACTGGCGCCCCACGGTGGATCTGTGTGCCCCCTGCCTCATccag TACGACGCTATAGGAAGATACGAGAACTTGGAGAAGGAGGGGCGTGAGGCTCTGGAGTGGATGGGCGCGGGGAAATACGCTGACGATTTCCCACCACCCGCCAGCAACGCCCACACTTCGCGTCAGACGGCCCTAGATTACCTCCGCCGCCTCCCTGTCACTCATCGCCTCAATTTCTACAAGACATTCCTTCTCGACTATCTTCTCTTCGGCTACCAGATCCCCTGA
- the LOC135104872 gene encoding uncharacterized protein LOC135104872, whose translation HTDKHTNLSFLPCAAPRDNTNATLTTTTTTVTTTPSSSPEWDQRVGRTGKDGRDASVSHLRTGCGCPCDILPPPLLHLPLLLLLLLLLLLHAAVGEGDHDYDVPPVLPRLPLCGEEDGEKCLVQAEEPLSWQEAHHFCRSLDGFLASRDEYTRLSQAPQLSNATTLTWTALTPLHGHYQWLSRCPAYFAASTDFTEWREGRVPRAWDRECAALDLATMQFQLINCSSELPVFCFLEPGSPAGVGEDVAEDVYLVVEGDPAPGPEGNLTLRREDFGNLSLTCTAYNRTSGRPLSPQPRVFWRKDLVYSGHCTGSLIPATLHDRTKSPATWDTAHQDAFTTQQGTYWCEAWGSSRPLVSNKVLLMLQGFVVFILEVRRKEDPSENLTESKAEQQLRNAFFSEIDSIHSLPLDLVAASKERLPGPPPTVLALYTFHLHIPESYIKVVWQSLEQALEFFSGRLTTTLHHYSYENTSRVTFPHLCLSHTSPAGERTPQLKWPATFIGPVHPTNARCEAPPGRLAVVGRCLWNYTHGAQLQFTPHPCRWRDLCPQGYFAVESRYCVTVQSPAPWQEGFEAVHTTSQEMSLLHDAVVQKKKMWRQVKQLVEAAADTDIIWLPDKRLRAGASLQHLGPLPRSGYNLTEHKIIWAKDHPVPDFECLALNLTGRTLHTHPCNASLPFPAIIEVPVVRKRVRLKPPLSKDSILCQGWQSPILRGPDEVCFKLFRNVGNMTWKDAKNFCEERDAVLPAPNIGFLDFVFRQELRDQGVEGVWMSPNVTHERLVYSGPEDILSWTVDTNYSLSYGELTPQGWLLRGGGTREDVLCQRMLKATERLRLTVLPPASPASLDMCVQADPFQMFALTKEENPDLRCFENGREARVTTYRATGPPGCAGRVERGAPGYYQCVGWTVAPVTLSTSNTILQSPAAFTFLVTLLEPKANYDPLLHDATFSPISHLLPHSCGCCEALNTTLVNIQVSGVAELTARRQHFLADPDGRLLHALHVECRGIVSTLSEFQVLESLTLQLPTGQQVGACTVEAVRSTQGCLRDVTVNEGEQGTEKSAGNLTWPSTFGARQVVPEEPCVTSNGEPVTRECEGDFLLGYQWGPAGHCTGIVSNLTRDLWVASREPRHSLEWTEKALVANTSVLQPVDIFLVARTLEAAAEAPPPNLNLTLLVSVMDSVLAADTAAFQPVQQRLGSSDTILEAFEKLFLNINSTKRGELPQRVSRNCLSVEGLALTPESSVIGYKSMEQPVRGHREETLEVGVTKADLKDAAAAIILPTNISLHVAAREESEGQEADNQTLPLFFAVYRNDKLFQESEGVETLEGTERRYQVNSEVIQATFGTEVRGLREPVKIYFKPRLPGNDTKCVFWDLRARGNRGGWSEEGCYSGGREGDHHVCHCYHLTCFAELINYDESAGFSGAHAAVLDAITVVGCCLSLLGLLLVFFTFLLFQRWRRPLSNKILVNLCFAEFCSLTVFLAGVDQTVSVPLCRGVAVALHYFILASFGWMLVEAVHQYLNFVKVVGTYIPRFMWKASVCAWGVPLLPILALLVYDSSLYDHDGSREDGTKICWMSSTGFWIAMLPPLAATMGVNLIMYGLILYGVTCGRPSVPSTLPERALLMNQLRMAVCVFFLLGLTWVFGLLAVSSARVVFSYLFCTFTTLKGFLLFVFHVCRERGARRYWEDFLSVLKQESSVSSPGDSAHAAHSSGRPGRLEASFNPCGGIMVLPPVVARRPRPSTRTSLLSARSSSTAGGSRGSFYP comes from the exons accaccaccaccaccaccgtcaccaccaccccgTCATCATCACCGGAGTGGGATCAGCGCGTGGGAAGGAccggaaaggatggaagggatgCCTCGGTGTCGCATCTCAGGACGGGGTGTGGGTGTCCGTGTGATATCTTGCCGCCCCCCCTCCtgcacctccccctccttctcctcctcctcctgctgcttctcctccacGCTGCTGTAGGCGAAGGAGACCACGACTACGATGTTCCCCCGGTCCTCCCCAGGTTACCGCTGTGTggggaggaagatggggagaaGTGTCTTGTCCAAGCGGAGGAGcctttg AGCTGGCAGGAGGCTCACCACTTCTGCAGGAGTCTGGACGGTTTCCTCGCTTCCCGGGACGAGTACACCAGACTGTCACAGGCGCCTCAGCTGTCCAACGCCACCACCCTCACCTGGACGGCCCTCACGCCTCTCCACGGCCATTACCAGTGGCTATCCAGGTGTCCAG CATACTTCGCAGCCTCCACGGACTTCACGGAGTGGCGCGAGGGGCGTGTACCGAGGGCGTGGGACAGGGAGTGCGCCGCGCTGGATCTGGCCACAATGCAGTTTCAGCTGATCAACTGCTCCTCCGaacttcccgttttctgtttcctcgAGCCTGGCAGTCCCGCAG GTGTGGGCGAAGACGTGGCGGAGGACGTTTacctggtggtggagggggaccCGGCGCCAGGACCTGAGGGGAACCTAACCCTGCGGCGGGAGGACTTCGGCAACCTGAGCCTGACTTGCACGGCCTACAACAGAACCTCCGGCAGACCGCTTAGTCCCCAGCCCCGCGTGTTCTGGAGGaag GACCTGGTGTATAGCGGCCACTGCACAGGCTCGCTCATTCCCGCCACGCTGCATGACCGCACCAAGTCTCCCGCCACCTGGGACACGGCGCACCAGGACGCCTTCACCACGCAGCAGGGCACATACTGGTGCGAGGCATGGGGCAGCTCGAGACCCCTGGTGAGCAACAAAGTGCTACTCATGCTGCAGGGCTTCGTGGTGTTCATcctggaggtgcggcgcaagGAAGACCCCTCAGAAAACCTGACGGAGAGCAAAGCCGAGCAACAGCTTCGTAATGCCTTCTTCAGTGAGATAGACAGCATCCACAGCCTGCCGCTGGATCTGGTGGCGGCCAGCAAGGAGCGTCTCCCTGGCCCGCCCCCCACTGTGCTCGCCTTGTACACCTTCCACCTGCACATCCCGGAGAGCTACATCAAGGTGGTGTGGCAGTCACTAGAGCAGGCGCTGGAATTCTTCTCCGGGAGACTGACCACGACATTACATCACTACAGTTACGAGAACACTTCTCGAGTCACTTTCCCTCACCTGTGTTTGAGTCACACCTCACCCGCCGGGGAGAGAACGCCACAACTCAAATGGCCAGCCACCTTCATCGGTCCTGTCCACCCCACTAATGCGCGGTGCGAGGCGCCCCCCGGCAGGCTGGCTGTGGTGGGCCGCTGCCTCTGGAACTATACTCACGGGGCACAATTGCAATTCACACCTCATCCCTGCCGGTGGCGAGACCTCTGCCCACAGGGGTACTTCGCCGTGGAGAGCCGTTACTGCGTGACCGTGCAATCCCCCGCCCCCTGGCAAGAGGGTTTCGAGGCGGTACATACGACTAGCCAAGAAATGAGTTTACTTCACGATGCTGTGgtgcagaagaagaagatgtgGCGACAGGTGAAGCAACTGGTGGAGGCCGCCGCCGACACGGACATCATATGGCTCCCAGACAAGCGGTTGCGGGCTGGCGCCTCGCTGCAGCACCTGGGCCCGCTGCCCCGCTCTGGGTATAACCTTACGGAACACAAAATAATTTGGGCGAAGGATCACCCGGTTCCTGACTTCGAGTGTTTGGCATTGAACCTGACTGGCCGCACCCTGCACACCCACCCGTGCAACGCCAGCCTGCCCTTCCCGGCCATCATAGAAGTGCCTGTCGTGCGTAAACGAGTCCGTTTAAAGCCTCCTCTTTCAAAAGACAGCATCCTGTGCCAGGGGTGGCAGAGTCCGATCCTCAGAGGCCCCGATGAGGTATGTTTCAAGCTCTTCAGGAACGTAGGGAACATGACATGGAAAGACGCAAAGAATTTCTGTGAGGAGCGAGACGCGGTCCTGCCAGCCCCCAACATAGGCTTCCTTGACTTTGTGTTCCGGCAAGAGCTGCGGGACCAGGGTGTGGAGGGCGTGTGGATGTCCCCTAACGTGACTCATGAGCGGCTAGTGTACAGCGGACCAGAAGACATCCTCAGCTGGACGGTGGACACTAACTATTCTCTGTCTTATGGGGAGCTGACGCCCCAAGGTTGGCTGCTTCGTGGCGGCGGGACCCGCGAGGATGTTCTTTGTCAGCGTATGttgaaagccacagaacgcctcagGTTGACGGTCTTGCCGcctgcctcccctgcctccctggACATGTGTGTTCAAGCCGACCCGTTCCAAATGTTTGCGCTAACTAAAGAGGAGAACCCTGACTTGCGGTGCTTCGAGAACGGACGAGAGGCCCGCGTCACCACCTACCGAGCGACCGGCCCGCCTGGGTGTGCCGGAAGAGTTGAGCGGGGGGCGCCTGGGTACTACCAATGTGTGGGCTGGACCGTCGCCCCCGTCACGCTGTCAACCTCCAATACCATCTTGCAGTCTCCAGCTGCTTTCACCTTTCTGGTGACGCTACTGGAACCCAAAGCAAACTACGATCCCCTGCTGCACGACGCCACCTTTTCGCCCATCAGCCACCTGCTGCCCCATTCTTGTGGCTGCTGCGAGGCCCTGAACACGACGCTGGTGAATATTCAGGTTTCGGGGGTAGCTGAGCTCACTGCACGTCGCCAGCACTTCCTGGCGGATCCTGATGGTCGTCTGCTTCACGCCTTGCACGTGGAGTGTCGAGGCATCGTTTCCACCTTGTCGGAGTTTCAGGTATTGGAGTCCCTGACTTTGCAGCTCCCCACGGGCCAGCAGGTCGGGGCATGTACGGTAGAGGCCGTCCGCAGCACGCAGGGCTGTTTAAGAGATGTAACTGTGAatgagggagagcaagggacgGAGAAATCTGCCGGAAATCTCACCTGGCCCTCCACCTTTGGCGCCCGCCAGGTGGTACCTGAAGAACCATGTGTCACCTCTAATGGGGAGCCCGTCACGCGAGAGTGTGAGGGGGACTTCTTGCTCGGGTACCAGTGGGGTCCTGCCGGGCACTGCACAGGCATTGTTTCTAATCTCACGCGTGATCTGTGGGTGGCCAGCAGGGAGCCGCGCCACTCACTTGAATGGACCGAGAAAGCACTCGTGGCCAATACCTCTGTGCTGCAGCCCGTGGACATATTCCTTGTTGCCAGAACTCTGGAGGCCGCAGCCGAGGCTCCTCCCCCAAACCTGAACCTTACTCTGCTTGTGTCAGTGATGGACAGTGTGCTCGCCGCCGACACTGCCGCCTTCCAGCCGGTGCAGCAGCGGCTGGGTTCCTCGGACACCATCTTAGAAGCCTTCGAGAAGCTCTTCCTCAATATTAACTCGACAAAAAGAGGTGAACTTCCGCAGCGCGTTTCAAGAAACTGCTTATCTGTGGAGGGCCTCGCGCTGACTCCAGAGTCATCCGTGATTGGCTACAAGTCTATGGAACAACCGGTGCGCGGACATAGGGAAGAAACACTGGAGGTCGGGGTCACCAAGGCCGATCTGAAGGACGCAGCAGCAGCTATCATCTTGCCGACGAACATCAGCTTGCATGTAGCTGCGAGGGAAGAGTCCGAAGGGCAGGAGGCCGACAACCAGACGCTGCCTCTTTTCTTTGCCGTGTACAGGAACGATAAACTCTTtcaggagagtgaaggagtggagaCTTTGGAAGGAACGGAGCGCCGCTACCAGGTAAACAGTGAGGTGATACAGGCCACCTTTGGCACAGAAGTGCGCGGCCTGCGAGAACCAGTCAAAATCTACTTCAAACCGCGGCTTCCCGGCAATGACACCAAGTGTGTCTTCTGGGACCTGCGGGCCCGCGGCAACCGCGGCGGATGGTCTGAGGAAGGCTGCTATTCTGGGGGCCGCGAGGGAGACCACCACGTGTGCCACTGTTATCACCTCACCTGCTTCGCGGAGCTCATCAATTACGACGAGTCGGCGGGATTCTCAGGCGCCCACGCGGCCGTGCTGGACGCCATTACAGTGGTGGGCTGCTGCCTCTCCCTGCTCGGTCTCCTGCTcgttttcttcaccttccttctcttccagaGGTGGCGGCGGCCCCTCAGCAACAAGATTCTAGTGAACTTGTGCTTTGCGGAGTTTTGTAGCCTGACAGTGTTTCTGGCAGGCGTGGACCAGACCGTCAGCGTTCCGCTGTGCCGCGGCGTGGCCGTCGCCCTGCACTACTTCATCCTGGCGTCCTTCGGGTGGATGTTGGTGGAGGCGGTGCACCAGTACCTCAACTTTGTCAAGGTGGTGGGCACATACATTCCGAGATTCATGTGGAAAGCGTCCGTGTGTGCGTGGGGCGTGCCTCTGTTGCCCATCCTCGCGCTGCTGGTGTACGACAGCTCCCTGTACGACCACGATGGCTCCAGGGAGGACGGCACCAAAATCTGCTGGATGTCCAGTACCGGATTTTGGATTGCGATGTTGCCTCCGCTAGCGGCCACCATGGGCGTCAACCTGATCATGTACGGACTCATTCTGTACGGTGTGACCTGCGGCCGTCCCTCTGTGCCCTCCACACTGCCGGAACGCGCTTTGCTCATGAACCAGCTGCGCATGGcggtgtgtgtgttcttcctgCTGGGTCTTACATGGGTGTTCGGGCTGCTGGCTGTCAGCAGTGCGCGCGTGGTGTTCTCCTACTTGTTTTGCACCTTCACCACTCTCAAGGGCTTCCTGCTTTTCGTGTTCCACGTGTGCCGCGAGCGGggagctcgtcgctactgggaGGACTTCCTCTCTGTACTTAAGCAGGAGTCTTCCGTCTCATCTCCCGGGGACTCTGCTCACGCTGCCCACTCCTCGGGACGCCCAGGGCGCCTCGAGGCGTCCTTCAACCCTTGCGGCGGCATTATGGTGCTGCCCCCCGTCGTTGCTCGCCGCCCAAGGCCCTCCACGCGCACTAGTCTGCTCTCCGCACGCTCCTCCTCCACGGCCGGCGGCTCGCGGGGCAGTTTCTACCCCTGA